One Leptotrichia hongkongensis genomic window carries:
- a CDS encoding HAMP domain-containing sensor histidine kinase, whose translation MNKNTSNNFVNKINNKKRISIKTKIALWYTSMIIIIVLCFLGTMFYISSIAVKNSVYKRLKTTVEKINQNIEFEDGELMIDNNLSVITNDIFISIYDKNYDFIYGNTNIDLEVSKNSAESNKLKIIKQENSNSKWYVYDIRKNLDGYGEILIRGITPFSSLEKNIELIILIFIVIFPFLIFVSVLSGKFITKKSFSPIEQIVKTVNKISKGDDLSQRINLQNGEREIYDLAETFDQMFNRLQEAFDREAQFTSDVAHELRTPLSAIRMQSEYSLKYLNLNEESKDILKNILEKSKKMSSLISELLMLARMDKKNQKLNIKNENLNEIIQLVIEVESNYAKEKNIKIIYDEKNDIFADVDKDMLTRVFINLISNAITYGNENGTIKIILNKIENESENTDVQKSKIKCQIIDDGIGISSEHINKIWNRFYQVESSRSTDNSGLGLSIVKWIIEEHKGTIMVESELGKGTIFTFYLPEKIL comes from the coding sequence ATGAATAAGAATACTAGTAATAATTTTGTTAATAAGATAAACAATAAAAAAAGAATTTCAATAAAAACAAAAATTGCATTATGGTATACAAGTATGATAATTATAATTGTACTGTGTTTTTTAGGAACGATGTTTTATATAAGTTCTATTGCAGTAAAAAATTCGGTTTATAAAAGGCTTAAAACGACAGTAGAAAAAATAAACCAGAATATTGAGTTTGAAGATGGTGAATTAATGATTGACAATAATCTTAGCGTTATAACTAATGATATTTTTATTTCGATTTATGATAAAAATTATGATTTTATATACGGAAATACAAATATTGATTTAGAAGTTTCAAAAAATTCTGCTGAAAGTAATAAGTTAAAGATAATAAAGCAGGAAAATTCAAATTCGAAATGGTATGTTTATGATATAAGAAAGAATCTTGATGGGTATGGTGAAATATTGATTAGAGGGATTACACCTTTTTCTAGCCTTGAAAAAAATATAGAACTTATTATCTTGATATTCATTGTTATATTTCCGTTTTTAATATTTGTTTCAGTTTTAAGTGGAAAATTTATAACAAAAAAATCCTTTAGTCCAATTGAGCAAATAGTAAAAACAGTTAATAAGATTTCAAAGGGAGATGATTTATCCCAAAGGATTAATTTGCAAAATGGCGAAAGAGAAATTTATGATTTAGCGGAAACTTTTGACCAGATGTTTAATCGTTTGCAGGAGGCGTTTGATAGAGAGGCTCAGTTTACATCGGATGTTGCTCATGAATTAAGGACTCCACTTTCAGCAATTCGCATGCAAAGTGAATATAGTTTGAAATATTTGAACTTAAATGAAGAATCAAAAGATATATTAAAAAATATTTTAGAAAAATCCAAAAAGATGTCAAGTTTAATTTCTGAATTGCTTATGCTTGCAAGAATGGATAAAAAAAATCAAAAACTTAATATCAAGAATGAGAATTTGAATGAAATTATTCAGTTAGTTATTGAAGTTGAAAGCAATTATGCTAAAGAAAAAAATATTAAAATTATTTACGATGAAAAAAATGATATTTTTGCAGATGTTGATAAAGATATGCTTACACGGGTTTTTATAAATCTTATTTCAAATGCGATTACTTATGGAAATGAAAATGGAACAATAAAAATAATTTTAAATAAAATAGAAAATGAATCTGAAAACACTGATGTACAAAAGTCAAAAATAAAATGTCAAATTATTGATGATGGAATAGGAATTTCAAGTGAACATATTAATAAAATCTGGAATCGTTTTTATCAGGTTGAATCTTCCCGTTCCACTGATAATTCAGGACTTGGGCTTTCTATTGTAAAATGGATAATTGAAGAGCATAAAGGGACAATTATGGTAGAAAGTGAGTTGGGGAAAGGAACTATTTTTACTTTTTACTTACCTGAAAAAATTTTGTAA
- a CDS encoding PepSY domain-containing protein: MKILEKRMTPFLILAMLSASADINLYSAEITTVTIRNNRVKINLERAKKIVFEHSKIHSNNAKLTKLILEKENKKYVYAIEFYYKNKRYRYNVDANTGKVITYSSTERLISDSRWGVGKDITFQAKNAPAVAPSPSPIEQKTERDGYADMQSMMGYRKRITEEESYDRAKYNFSRKEKNVENIILEQLKKNVYDDLNYASFEEIILVNAEKSIYKGTIKANYIEYDFKINLSTGEILKWKLKK, encoded by the coding sequence ATGAAAATACTAGAAAAAAGAATGACACCATTTTTAATTTTAGCAATGTTGTCTGCTTCAGCTGACATAAATTTGTATTCTGCAGAAATAACAACTGTAACAATAAGAAACAATAGAGTGAAAATAAATTTGGAAAGAGCTAAAAAAATTGTTTTTGAACATTCTAAAATACATTCAAATAATGCAAAATTGACAAAACTTATTTTAGAAAAAGAAAATAAAAAATATGTTTATGCAATTGAATTTTATTATAAAAATAAAAGATATAGATATAATGTTGATGCAAATACAGGAAAAGTAATCACATATAGTTCTACTGAAAGACTTATATCTGATTCTCGTTGGGGCGTTGGAAAAGATATAACATTCCAAGCGAAAAACGCACCAGCAGTAGCACCGTCACCATCACCAATAGAACAAAAGACTGAACGTGATGGATATGCTGATATGCAAAGTATGATGGGATATAGAAAAAGAATAACCGAGGAAGAAAGTTATGACAGAGCTAAATACAACTTCAGTAGGAAAGAAAAAAATGTAGAAAATATCATTTTAGAGCAATTGAAGAAAAATGTTTATGATGATCTGAATTATGCTTCATTTGAAGAAATTATTCTTGTAAATGCTGAAAAATCAATCTATAAAGGTACAATAAAAGCCAATTATATAGAGTATGATTTTAAAATTAATTTATCTACAGGTGAAATTTTAAAATGGAAATTAAAAAAATAG
- the ligA gene encoding NAD-dependent DNA ligase LigA, producing MNLFNQEKNNENENIDSEKNTSFSDVQEKYTKLRNEIEYHNNLYYNEDKPIISDMEYDALMRELKQFEQEYPELLKNEKNGESSPTEKIGGTASEKFSKVRHRVPMLSLSNTYNISEIEDFDKRIKKIILSENIKNHSKELEYILELKLDGLSISLIYENGVLVQAVTRGDGQVGEDVTENIMEIKTIPKKLKKNVSLEVRGEIILPISSFNRINQEREDDGEDVFANPRNAASGTIRQLDKTIVAERGLDCYLYYLVNAENYGINTHLESIEYIEKLGFKTTKIFEKYTDFKELEKSIDKWHNDRKKLDYETDGLVIKVNNFALYETLGYTTKSPRWAIAYKFPAEQVKTKLMDVTFQVGRTGVITPVAELEAVNLSGSVVKRASLHNFDEIRRKDIKIGDNVIVEKAAEIIPQVVNVVFDDRTGKEIEIQEPTNCPVCNSELAHEEGLVALKCHNPLCPEKVKRQIAYFVSRDAMNISGLGDKIVEKFIELGKIKTIVDIYSLEKYREELENLEKMGQKSIDNLINSIESSKNRDFSKVLYALGIPFVGKFNANLLTKTFKNIENLKNQSIENLLAVKGIGDKVAVAVNTFLNDEDNWKIITDLKNIGLQFAVDETNSQEIADNPIKDKNFLATGKLQKYKRNDIKDIILSKGGNYLSAVSKNLDFLIAGEKAGSKLEKAEKLGVRVLTEEEFEKEFLEI from the coding sequence GTGAATTTATTTAATCAAGAAAAAAATAACGAAAATGAAAATATAGATAGTGAAAAAAACACCAGTTTTTCTGATGTTCAGGAAAAATATACAAAATTGAGAAATGAAATCGAATATCATAACAATCTTTATTATAACGAGGACAAGCCTATTATTTCCGATATGGAATATGATGCTTTAATGCGTGAATTAAAACAGTTTGAGCAGGAATATCCAGAATTGCTGAAAAATGAGAAAAATGGAGAAAGTTCGCCTACTGAAAAGATTGGAGGTACTGCGAGTGAAAAATTTTCAAAGGTACGACATCGGGTGCCTATGCTTAGTTTGTCGAATACTTATAATATTTCTGAAATTGAGGATTTTGACAAAAGAATCAAAAAAATTATTTTATCTGAAAATATTAAGAATCATTCAAAGGAATTGGAGTATATTCTGGAACTGAAACTGGATGGGCTTAGTATAAGTCTAATTTATGAAAATGGAGTGCTTGTTCAGGCTGTAACACGGGGAGATGGGCAAGTTGGGGAAGATGTGACTGAAAATATTATGGAAATTAAAACTATTCCTAAAAAATTGAAAAAAAATGTTTCACTGGAAGTTCGTGGAGAAATCATTTTGCCAATTTCGAGCTTTAACCGAATAAATCAAGAAAGGGAAGATGATGGAGAAGATGTTTTCGCAAATCCTAGAAACGCAGCTTCCGGGACAATAAGACAGCTGGATAAGACAATTGTTGCAGAACGTGGACTTGACTGCTATCTCTATTATCTTGTAAATGCTGAGAATTACGGAATAAATACTCATTTGGAGAGCATTGAATATATTGAAAAACTTGGGTTTAAAACAACAAAAATATTTGAAAAATATACTGATTTTAAAGAATTGGAAAAATCCATTGACAAATGGCATAACGACAGGAAAAAACTTGATTATGAAACAGACGGGCTTGTTATAAAAGTAAATAATTTTGCACTTTACGAAACGCTTGGCTACACAACTAAAAGCCCACGATGGGCAATTGCTTACAAATTTCCTGCTGAACAAGTAAAAACTAAATTAATGGACGTAACTTTTCAAGTTGGAAGAACTGGTGTAATTACTCCTGTTGCTGAACTTGAAGCTGTGAATTTATCAGGTTCTGTAGTAAAAAGGGCGAGTTTACACAACTTTGATGAAATTCGCAGAAAAGATATAAAAATTGGCGATAATGTTATTGTAGAAAAAGCGGCTGAAATTATTCCACAAGTTGTAAATGTTGTGTTTGACGATAGAACTGGAAAAGAAATTGAAATTCAGGAGCCAACAAATTGTCCTGTCTGCAATAGCGAGCTTGCACACGAAGAAGGACTTGTCGCCTTAAAATGCCACAATCCACTTTGCCCCGAAAAAGTTAAACGCCAAATTGCCTATTTCGTTTCTCGTGATGCAATGAATATTTCTGGACTTGGTGACAAAATTGTCGAAAAATTTATTGAATTAGGAAAAATAAAAACAATAGTTGATATTTATTCTCTTGAAAAATATCGTGAAGAACTTGAAAATCTCGAAAAAATGGGGCAAAAAAGTATAGACAACTTGATAAATAGCATTGAGTCCAGTAAAAATCGTGATTTTTCAAAAGTCCTCTACGCACTTGGAATTCCTTTTGTTGGAAAATTCAATGCGAATCTTTTGACAAAAACTTTTAAAAATATTGAAAATCTGAAAAATCAGTCAATCGAAAATTTACTGGCTGTAAAAGGTATTGGCGATAAAGTGGCAGTTGCTGTAAATACTTTCTTAAATGATGAGGATAACTGGAAAATTATCACAGATTTAAAAAATATTGGATTACAATTTGCTGTTGATGAAACTAATTCACAAGAAATAGCAGATAATCCAATAAAAGACAAAAACTTCCTTGCAACTGGAAAACTACAAAAATACAAACGAAACGACATAAAAGATATTATCCTGTCCAAAGGCGGAAATTATCTGTCAGCAGTCTCAAAAAATCTGGATTTTCTAATCGCTGGAGAAAAGGCTGGAAGTAAACTGGAAAAAGCTGAAAAATTGGGCGTTCGGGTGCTTACGGAAGAGGAATTTGAAAAGGAATTTTTGGAAATTTAA
- a CDS encoding HEAT repeat domain-containing protein has translation MNKYLDEIILLSKWYNKELIDDEFLEKFKLEKIRYRREVPNIAKEKLKEACTLKNLDMMMYYSHLVFSLVFSSKIDFDEIKDSIEEIITGNWHGDHENIAEAFEDIASPKTIEWVYYLALAHQFEGYEGGIAMARKCIHALGKINTPKSKEKLELLANNLNETEELRESAKRELNRCDFTNKDFE, from the coding sequence ATGAATAAATATCTTGATGAAATTATATTATTATCAAAATGGTATAATAAAGAATTGATTGATGATGAGTTTTTAGAAAAATTTAAATTGGAAAAAATTAGATATAGAAGAGAAGTTCCTAATATTGCAAAAGAAAAATTAAAAGAAGCTTGTACTTTGAAAAATTTAGATATGATGATGTATTATTCTCATTTAGTTTTTTCTTTAGTTTTTTCATCAAAAATAGATTTTGATGAAATTAAGGACAGTATAGAGGAAATTATAACAGGAAATTGGCATGGTGATCATGAAAATATAGCAGAGGCATTTGAAGATATAGCTTCACCAAAAACAATAGAATGGGTGTATTATTTAGCATTGGCACATCAGTTTGAAGGATATGAAGGGGGAATTGCAATGGCTAGAAAATGTATTCATGCACTAGGGAAAATAAATACTCCTAAATCAAAAGAAAAATTGGAACTTTTGGCTAATAATTTAAATGAAACTGAAGAATTAAGAGAATCGGCAAAACGAGAATTAAATAGATGTGATTTTACAAATAAGGATTTTGAGTGA
- a CDS encoding HEAT repeat domain-containing protein, translating to MKISAKYENKLKKLFELSKKTHVVNFQLKNEELISNFSNISDEEKINIIKEGIKIACQRKNSSEIENLMLSISFFKLYDRSEFIEDYIKLAKEEFHEEHETIASYFQGFHLPKTIDSIYELATSNFEKYRWDDNFALVRKCCFALGDINTPKAKEKLECIITK from the coding sequence ATGAAAATATCAGCAAAATATGAAAATAAATTAAAGAAATTATTTGAATTAAGTAAAAAAACTCATGTTGTAAATTTTCAACTGAAAAATGAGGAATTAATTTCGAATTTTTCTAATATTTCAGATGAAGAAAAAATAAATATAATAAAAGAGGGAATAAAAATAGCATGTCAAAGAAAAAATTCATCTGAAATAGAAAATTTGATGCTTTCAATTAGTTTTTTTAAATTATATGATAGATCTGAATTTATTGAAGATTATATTAAATTAGCAAAAGAAGAATTTCATGAAGAACATGAAACTATAGCATCATATTTTCAAGGTTTTCACTTACCAAAAACAATAGATAGTATATATGAACTAGCAACTTCGAATTTTGAAAAATACCGTTGGGATGATAATTTTGCATTAGTGAGAAAATGCTGTTTTGCTTTAGGAGATATAAATACTCCTAAGGCGAAAGAAAAATTGGAATGTATTATTACAAAGTGA
- a CDS encoding DUF4291 domain-containing protein has translation MKGIIMKKEEERNIYAVFDDKTIRVYQAYNNEIADEALKLGKFGSKFSLNRMTWIKPSFLWMMYRSGWATKQGQERILAIDLKREGFDEIVRNAVLSSFRETSDLSKEEWKEKLENSEVRCQWDPDRDIYGNPIGRRAIQLGIKGEMVKKYVNEWIVNITDITDKVIEMREKIENGSFLDSNLPIEEKYV, from the coding sequence ATGAAAGGAATAATTATGAAAAAAGAAGAAGAAAGAAATATTTATGCTGTATTTGATGATAAGACAATAAGAGTTTATCAGGCATATAACAATGAAATAGCAGACGAGGCTTTAAAATTAGGAAAGTTTGGAAGTAAATTCAGTTTAAATAGGATGACTTGGATAAAACCATCGTTTCTCTGGATGATGTACCGAAGTGGCTGGGCTACTAAACAAGGACAGGAAAGAATACTGGCAATTGACCTAAAAAGGGAAGGATTTGATGAAATAGTGAGAAATGCTGTACTTTCATCTTTTAGAGAAACTTCTGATTTATCTAAGGAGGAATGGAAAGAAAAACTAGAAAATTCAGAAGTAAGATGTCAATGGGATCCAGACAGGGATATTTACGGCAATCCAATAGGAAGAAGGGCGATACAGTTAGGAATAAAGGGAGAAATGGTAAAAAAATATGTAAATGAGTGGATTGTAAATATAACGGATATAACAGATAAAGTTATTGAGATGAGAGAGAAGATTGAGAATGGGAGTTTTTTAGATAGTAATCTTCCAATAGAAGAAAAATATGTTTGA
- a CDS encoding type II toxin-antitoxin system HicA family toxin encodes MSRTKPYRSIVKVLKKNGWVLDHTTGSHEIYIKDGKICPVKCTKKDIPSGTLTNIERITGLKF; translated from the coding sequence ATGTCAAGAACTAAACCTTACAGAAGTATTGTTAAAGTTTTAAAAAAGAATGGATGGGTACTTGATCATACAACTGGTTCACATGAAATTTATATAAAAGATGGTAAAATATGTCCTGTAAAATGTACAAAAAAAGATATACCATCTGGAACTTTAACAAATATAGAACGTATTACAGGGCTTAAATTCTAG
- a CDS encoding type II toxin-antitoxin system HicB family antitoxin, with protein MKNRLLYPCVVKEEDGIFYANFVNFEGCFTDGETLEEVVRNAKDVLSGMLFTMAKNNIPFPKSENSEIKLENGEFLIYVDVWISPILEKVRNQAVKKTLTIPKWLNDEAEKQSLNFSNILQTALKEALGI; from the coding sequence ATGAAAAATAGATTGTTATATCCGTGTGTTGTAAAAGAAGAAGATGGTATTTTTTATGCAAATTTTGTAAATTTTGAAGGATGTTTTACTGATGGAGAGACACTTGAGGAAGTTGTAAGAAATGCAAAAGATGTTTTATCAGGAATGCTTTTTACAATGGCAAAAAATAATATTCCGTTTCCAAAATCTGAAAATAGTGAGATAAAACTGGAAAATGGAGAATTTTTGATATATGTTGATGTCTGGATTTCTCCAATTTTAGAAAAAGTACGAAATCAGGCTGTGAAAAAGACATTGACAATTCCAAAATGGTTAAATGATGAGGCTGAAAAGCAGTCATTAAACTTTTCTAATATATTACAAACAGCATTAAAAGAGGCTTTGGGAATATAA
- the rlmN gene encoding 23S rRNA (adenine(2503)-C(2))-methyltransferase RlmN → MELNNNEMTSINTIEKIDILGMDLESLQKKFVEIGLKKFNASQVFDWLHNKLVFDFDEFSNISKKDREILKERFYVAKLEFKTHQVSEDGDTEKFLFELKDRRLIESVLISHKNRHTLCVSSQIGCLIGCDFCATATMTYERNLSISEILLQYYYVQKYLLKRGEKLGNVVYMGMGEPFLNYDAVLGSINMLNSPKGQNFSKRNFTISTSGIVNGIKRFTENENQVNLAISLHSVRDDVRSEIMPINKTWGVKQLKESLLEYQKQTKNRITFEYILIDDLNCEPEDARELAGFLNSFSCLVNLIPYNPVGGKPYKTPSKQKQREFYKLLKDKNVNVTLRETKGQDIAAACGQLKAKKQMDSAKNI, encoded by the coding sequence ATGGAACTAAATAATAATGAAATGACAAGTATAAATACAATTGAGAAAATTGATATTTTGGGGATGGATTTAGAGAGTTTGCAGAAGAAATTTGTTGAGATTGGTCTTAAAAAGTTTAATGCGAGTCAAGTTTTTGACTGGCTACATAATAAACTGGTATTTGATTTCGACGAATTTTCTAATATTTCTAAGAAAGATAGGGAAATCTTGAAAGAGAGATTTTATGTGGCAAAATTGGAGTTTAAGACACATCAAGTTTCGGAAGATGGGGATACTGAGAAATTTTTGTTTGAATTGAAGGACAGAAGATTGATTGAAAGTGTGCTTATTTCTCATAAAAATCGGCATACACTTTGCGTTTCTTCACAAATTGGATGTCTTATCGGATGTGATTTTTGTGCCACAGCTACAATGACTTATGAAAGAAATTTATCAATTTCTGAGATTTTACTACAATATTACTATGTTCAGAAATATTTACTTAAACGTGGAGAAAAATTAGGAAATGTAGTTTATATGGGGATGGGGGAACCGTTTTTAAATTATGATGCGGTTCTTGGTTCAATTAATATGTTAAATTCTCCTAAGGGGCAAAATTTTTCAAAAAGGAATTTTACAATTTCTACAAGTGGAATTGTAAATGGGATAAAAAGATTTACAGAAAATGAAAATCAAGTGAACTTAGCAATCTCATTACATTCAGTGAGAGATGATGTGAGAAGTGAAATTATGCCGATAAATAAAACATGGGGAGTAAAACAGTTAAAAGAATCACTTTTGGAATATCAGAAACAAACTAAAAATCGTATTACATTTGAATATATCTTGATTGATGATTTGAACTGTGAGCCTGAAGATGCAAGGGAACTGGCTGGATTCTTAAATTCATTTTCGTGTCTAGTAAACTTGATTCCTTATAATCCTGTTGGTGGAAAGCCTTATAAAACACCATCAAAACAAAAACAAAGGGAATTTTATAAATTATTAAAAGACAAAAATGTTAATGTAACGTTGCGAGAAACTAAAGGTCAGGACATTGCAGCGGCCTGTGGACAGTTGAAGGCAAAAAAACAGATGGATTCTGCTAAAAATATTTAA
- a CDS encoding transglycosylase domain-containing protein, protein MKKNNKEEKIAKPRKKFSLFSFFFKVFVFLFIIGAGAGAYLVYTVSKETPVDLIDGYAPVSPSVIYDINGNQIDTIMVQNRAPIGIGEIPLHVQNAFLAIEDRKFRTHHGFDFVRTARAAFLTITGRRREGGSTLTQQLAKNAFLSPEQTMTRKIKEAILAIEIERKYTKDEILENYLNTIYFGQGAYGIKNAAIKYFNKQPKQLSIAQAAILASLPKSPTKYSKIEHALERQKIVLHQMRNFGFITEEEYEKAVKEKITFVNGNIKSRNEEEQISTSNVAPEFTTVVLSEVRKILKIPEEDQKFLFDGYKIYATVDLDLQRAAYSAFNNNYNLKSRANLNGALLSIDPSNGFVKAMVGGKNYKKGNFNRALSSLRQPGSSYKPVVYLAALQKNMAMNTVMEDSPVKIGNWSPKNYDGVFRDSMTLAKALEISNNIIPVKLLQRVGINSAEKVWRDAGVVGGDFPKNYTLALGSISTRPIDMAMFYAALANGGYQVQPQYIYKIENKYGEVVYEAKPKMKKVYDSKDVAILTYMLENAVNYGTGQSAKVFKNGQLIPMAGKTGTTSDYVSAWFTGYTPTLATVVYVGNDDNKSMGPGMTGPAAAAPIWKTYMQTVVDLPNYNVGVFEFIDDYITRKDLTTRDIDLQIGLLDRDGVNKRTALFKTGTEPVESEGKFRNGITF, encoded by the coding sequence ATGAAAAAGAATAATAAAGAAGAAAAAATTGCAAAACCTAGAAAAAAATTTAGTTTATTTTCATTTTTTTTCAAAGTTTTTGTGTTTTTGTTTATAATCGGAGCGGGAGCGGGAGCTTATCTTGTTTATACGGTAAGCAAGGAAACGCCAGTTGATTTGATTGATGGATATGCACCTGTATCGCCATCGGTAATTTATGACATCAATGGAAATCAAATAGATACGATAATGGTTCAAAATAGAGCTCCAATTGGAATTGGAGAAATTCCTTTGCATGTGCAGAATGCGTTTTTGGCAATTGAGGATAGAAAATTTAGGACTCATCATGGATTTGATTTTGTGAGAACGGCAAGAGCGGCTTTTTTGACAATTACAGGAAGACGGCGTGAAGGAGGAAGTACACTTACTCAGCAGCTTGCAAAAAATGCGTTTTTATCGCCAGAACAAACAATGACAAGAAAGATTAAAGAAGCGATTTTAGCAATAGAAATTGAAAGAAAGTATACAAAAGATGAAATTCTGGAAAATTACTTGAATACAATCTATTTTGGACAAGGAGCTTACGGAATAAAAAATGCGGCTATAAAATATTTTAATAAACAGCCAAAACAACTTTCTATTGCACAAGCGGCAATTTTAGCGAGCCTTCCAAAATCTCCAACAAAATATTCAAAAATAGAACATGCGTTGGAAAGACAAAAGATTGTGCTTCATCAAATGAGAAATTTTGGATTTATAACAGAGGAAGAATATGAGAAAGCGGTTAAAGAAAAAATTACGTTTGTAAATGGAAATATTAAAAGCCGTAATGAAGAGGAACAGATTTCGACTTCAAATGTGGCACCTGAATTTACAACAGTTGTATTAAGTGAAGTAAGAAAAATATTGAAAATACCTGAAGAAGATCAAAAATTCTTATTTGACGGTTATAAAATTTATGCGACAGTTGATTTAGATTTACAAAGGGCAGCTTATTCAGCATTTAATAATAATTATAACTTGAAGAGCCGAGCGAACTTAAATGGTGCATTGCTTTCTATTGACCCAAGTAACGGGTTTGTAAAAGCAATGGTTGGAGGAAAAAATTATAAAAAAGGTAACTTTAATCGTGCATTAAGTTCATTAAGACAGCCAGGTTCATCTTACAAGCCAGTAGTTTACCTTGCGGCATTGCAAAAAAACATGGCAATGAATACCGTTATGGAAGATTCGCCAGTAAAAATTGGAAACTGGAGTCCAAAGAACTATGATGGAGTATTCAGAGACAGCATGACACTTGCCAAAGCATTGGAAATTTCCAACAATATAATACCAGTAAAACTATTGCAACGTGTTGGAATCAATTCGGCTGAAAAAGTATGGCGTGATGCAGGAGTTGTAGGAGGAGATTTTCCGAAGAACTATACGTTGGCACTTGGTTCAATTTCTACAAGACCAATAGACATGGCAATGTTTTATGCGGCACTTGCAAATGGAGGATATCAAGTTCAGCCTCAATATATCTACAAAATCGAGAATAAATATGGTGAAGTTGTTTATGAAGCAAAACCAAAAATGAAAAAAGTTTATGATTCAAAAGATGTTGCAATATTAACTTACATGCTTGAAAATGCTGTAAATTATGGAACTGGGCAATCTGCAAAAGTCTTTAAAAATGGACAGCTTATTCCAATGGCTGGAAAAACGGGAACAACTTCTGATTACGTTTCAGCATGGTTTACAGGTTACACACCTACTCTTGCTACAGTAGTTTATGTCGGAAATGATGACAACAAGTCAATGGGGCCTGGAATGACCGGGCCAGCTGCAGCTGCACCAATTTGGAAAACTTACATGCAGACGGTAGTTGACTTGCCAAATTATAACGTTGGAGTCTTTGAATTTATAGACGATTATATTACAAGAAAAGATTTAACAACAAGAGATATTGACTTGCAAATTGGACTTCTTGACAGAGATGGAGTAAATAAACGAACAGCACTATTTAAGACTGGAACAGAGCCAGTTGAGTCGGAAGGTAAGTTTAGGAATGGGATTACGTTTTAA
- a CDS encoding type II toxin-antitoxin system Phd/YefM family antitoxin — protein MIATSYSNFKNNPEKYFEKVIQNCETLIVTRKNDENIVVMSEDEYSNLMENLYIMSNNDYYNKLIQGKREVEEGKAEIHDLIEVE, from the coding sequence ATGATAGCAACAAGTTATTCTAATTTTAAGAACAATCCTGAAAAATACTTTGAAAAAGTGATACAGAATTGTGAGACATTGATTGTAACTAGGAAAAATGACGAAAATATTGTTGTAATGAGTGAAGATGAATATAGTAATTTGATGGAAAATTTATATATTATGTCAAATAATGATTATTACAATAAATTAATTCAAGGAAAAAGAGAAGTTGAAGAGGGGAAAGCAGAAATACACGATTTAATTGAAGTAGAATAA